The region TCTTACTTATTAAACGCAGAAAATCCAAAGCTTATTCAGCTGAATAAATCAAACGAAAATGTAGCCATTGTTCCAGGAGAAGATGGAAAGCAGCTGATTCATGCAACCAATGCAGCGAACCTGGAACAGTTAGATGTGGTATTTCCAATTGTCCACGGAACGCTAGGCGAGGACGGTAGTTTACAAGGCATGTTACGCATTGCTAATCTGCCATTTGTTGGAGCCAGTGTACTAGGTTCCTCCATCTGTATGGATAAAGAGATCGCCAAACGCCTTTTAGAAGCCGCCGGGATTAACGTGGCCAAGGGATTTGCATTCAAAAAATCTAAGAAAGATAAAATTGTTTATGAAGATATTGTTGCGCAATTAGGAACACCCATGTTTATCAAACCGGCTAATCAAGGCTCATCGGTTGGTGTCAGCAAGGTGTCCAATAAAGAGGAATTTGAAGCTGGAATCGCAGCTGCATTTCAGTACGATCATAAGGTAATCATTGAAGAAGGGCTTGTTGGCCGGGAAGTCGAGTGCTCAGTACTTGGAAACAGCGATCCGATTGCCTCCTTGCCTGGTGAAATCCTGCCACGCACGGAATTTTATTCATATGAATCCAAATATATTGATGAAACAGGAGCAGAATTGGCAATCCCGGCCTCGCTATCCGATGAGATGGTGGCAAAAGTACAACAAACTGCCATTAAAGCATTTGAGGCCCTTCAGTGTGAGGGACTTGCACGTGTTGACTTTTTCTTAACTGAACAAGGTGAGGTTTACGTCAATGAAGTGAATACCTTGCCAGGATTTACTCGCATTAGTATGTATCCGAAGTTGTGGGAAGTAAGCGGGATCTCTTATCCAGAATTAATAGACCGGTTGATTCAATTGGCGATTGAACGTCATGAAAATGATAAGATGTTGAAGAGTGCGGTTTGGGATGAAGAATAGATAAGTTTGAAGATATAAATGTCTAGCAAATGTGGGTGTTTGCTAGACATTTTTACTATGTTACGCAAATTATAGTGTCCATACCACTTATTATACTTTATGAGATCAGTCTTGTTCTGTCAAAGATAGTTTATCGTAAAAAGAAAGTTTCTATGCAAATTACAACATGAATAAAACTGAATTGGCTCCTATTTTATACTGTATTTTTCTAGGAAGACATCCGTTAGTTTGCCATTTCCCTTACCTTTTTTCTAAACTCTGCATCTGTGGCAACACTTATAACAAAATCATTGAATATATTTCTTATCCAGTATAGTTCTCCACCTGTATCATCCTTGATAAATAAGGAAAAAGACAGCGTTGTATTTTGAGATTCCTTGTACAGTGCAGAAGTTAAAACAAATAAAGTAGATCCACCTTTATACCAAAGATAGTCATCATAGTTACTCTTTATGCTTTTGCCTATTAATATTTCACTAAATATCTCTTTTTCCTCTTCGGTTAAGAGTTCATTTCCCAACTTATACATTAGGTCGGCATATTGTTTTGTAGTTGATGACGCCATCTTATTCGTAATTAGAAGCTGCATTTTCTGATCTAGCATTTTAGTCGCTTTTTTTTCAAGATAACCACTTTCATCTGCTTTCATTTTCTCGAATAATTCACTTGATAAATTCTGATACGATTGCTTATTCATCGCTGCTATCTTGTTTATAGCTAGTTTACGTTTATCGGATAAATACCCTGGTATTAAGACAGATGGAGTTAAATAAGTTATTTTATCGTGATTTAACTGAAGTGCCTCGATACTTTTATTAATAACGTCTACTCCTATTTTATCTATTAAAAAGTCCGTACAGGCATTAGAACTAAATTGCATCATCCCTTTTGCTACCTCCAACAAAGATACTTCAGTAGGAGAATTTATGGACTTTTTCCAATTGGAATGGGCTCCTCCATCTGTATCTTTAATATAGAGTTTTTCAAGTTCACTTAACCTTACTTTGTCAACGACTGAAAACTTATTATTCATCGCGCATTTAACAAAATTAAACGCTATTATTATTTTCAATGTACTTGCTAATGGAATTTTTTTATTTGGATTTATAGCCAAAGTATCTTGTCCATTTTCTTTCAGGGTTATAGATAGTATTTCCTTATGATTTTTAAGGTAATTTAATAAGTCGTACTTATTTTTCTTTAGATTGTGCCTGCTTACTACGAATCCAAAAGTGATAAAGACAATGATAAGTATTAATAATATTGTTAGAGTATGTATAATAATTTTCATTTTTCATCAACCTCTAGGATATTAATATCTTATAAACAAATATTTTCTCAAGTATTTCAAGGGACTGCCATTTATTTAGGTCTATACAGCTGTATTTGGGAAAATT is a window of Lentibacillus daqui DNA encoding:
- the ddlA gene encoding D-alanine--D-alanine ligase, whose product is MTKKKVGIIFGGKSAEHEVSLQSAKNIVDAIDKDKYDVVLLGIDKQGKWHLNDQSSYLLNAENPKLIQLNKSNENVAIVPGEDGKQLIHATNAANLEQLDVVFPIVHGTLGEDGSLQGMLRIANLPFVGASVLGSSICMDKEIAKRLLEAAGINVAKGFAFKKSKKDKIVYEDIVAQLGTPMFIKPANQGSSVGVSKVSNKEEFEAGIAAAFQYDHKVIIEEGLVGREVECSVLGNSDPIASLPGEILPRTEFYSYESKYIDETGAELAIPASLSDEMVAKVQQTAIKAFEALQCEGLARVDFFLTEQGEVYVNEVNTLPGFTRISMYPKLWEVSGISYPELIDRLIQLAIERHENDKMLKSAVWDEE
- a CDS encoding serine hydrolase is translated as MKIIIHTLTILLILIIVFITFGFVVSRHNLKKNKYDLLNYLKNHKEILSITLKENGQDTLAINPNKKIPLASTLKIIIAFNFVKCAMNNKFSVVDKVRLSELEKLYIKDTDGGAHSNWKKSINSPTEVSLLEVAKGMMQFSSNACTDFLIDKIGVDVINKSIEALQLNHDKITYLTPSVLIPGYLSDKRKLAINKIAAMNKQSYQNLSSELFEKMKADESGYLEKKATKMLDQKMQLLITNKMASSTTKQYADLMYKLGNELLTEEEKEIFSEILIGKSIKSNYDDYLWYKGGSTLFVLTSALYKESQNTTLSFSLFIKDDTGGELYWIRNIFNDFVISVATDAEFRKKVREMAN